In one window of Henckelia pumila isolate YLH828 chromosome 1, ASM3356847v2, whole genome shotgun sequence DNA:
- the LOC140862382 gene encoding uncharacterized protein codes for MDDTITPMEALLKRFQSFRPPYLNGKENPVDCESCLEDIDQLFESLDYSDDRRTRLVIHQLQGVAKSWWMTIKRAKENKGTTITWALFRTEFYKRLFPVSYRKDKGAEFENLRQGSMSIEDYVAKFDSLLRFAPHIADNEEAKADQFINGKGSRSGTDEEEGESVPASTATAEAVSESTADE; via the exons ATGGATGACACGATCACGCCTATGGaagccttactgaagaggttccaatcttttAGGCCGCCGTATTTGAATGGGAAGGAAAATCCGGTCGATTGCGAGAGTTGTTTGGAAgatattgatcagctctttGAGTCGCTTGACTACTCGGATGACCGCAGAACGAGACTGGTAATTCATCAACTTCAGGGAgtggcaaagagttggtggatgacTATCAAAAGAGCCAAAGAGAATAAAGGTACGACAATTACTTGGGCACTTTTTAGAACAGAGTTCTATAAGAGATTGTTTCCAGTTTCCTATCGAAAGGATAAAGGTGCCGAGTTTGAAAATTTGAGGCAAGGTAGTATGAGTATCGAGGACTATGTTGCGAAGTTTGACAGTTTATTGAGATTCGCTCCGCATATTGCCGACAATGAGGAGGCAAAagcagaccagttcattaacg gaaaagggagcagaagcgggACTGATGAGGAAGAGGGGGAATCAGTACCAGcctcaacagcaacagcagaggcagtatcagaatcaaccgcCGATGAATGA